A segment of the Bacteroidales bacterium genome:
CTTCCTTTGTCGATAATAAACATATTATGGTGCTGGTACTGCATCTGCCGGATCACAAGCTCTGCCCGGCGGTTGTATGTTTCCGGTGATTCGATGCCCAGGCAGGCCCCCCTGCATTCGCGGATTTCGTAATGAAAACATGCCCCGGGGCTGTCGTAAACACCGCAAAGTTTCTGACAAAGGGTATAGCGGTCAATCCATGCATTCAGCACCTCCGTGGCCTCCGCCTTTGACGGGAAGGTATCGAGCGGAAGAGCATTCACATCGCGGATCCGTTCGATGGAAAAGCAGACGTACCCATCATCATTCAGGTAATGAAAAATACCATACATCGAAAGAGCACGTCGTTGTTTTCTGTTATACAACGGTTTGTGTTTTTTGATCTCGTCCGATTCGAGCAGCAGAGCCACCAGTTCACTCCCCGTCAGTTCCCAGGTAACAGAAACTATTTCTCCGCGCATCTTCAGTTTTCCCGCTTGTCCGGTACCCGTAAAATGCCGAATTACCCGCTGCCGGATATTCCGGCTTTTACCGATGTAAATTACTTCTCCCCTTTCGTTGAAAAAATAGTAAACACCGGGTTCTTCAGGCAGATTTCTGAAAATGTTTCTGTCGAACGAAGGATGCAGTCCCTTCATGCTGATATCGGTCAGCTCCCTGATCAGATCTTCATTGCAACCGCGTGAAAGAAGAAGGCGAAGCAGCATGACGGTAGCCAGAGCATCACCAGGAGCACGATGCCGGTCGTTTATCTGTATTCCTGTTTCCCTGCATATTTCGCCCAGGCTGTATGACCTGAGGCCGGGCAAAAGCTTCCGGCTAAGTTTCACCGTGCAGAGCTTTTCCCTTTCATACTTATATCCCAACCGAAGGAACTCCTGCCGGACAAACTGATAGTCAAAGGCAACATTGTGGGCAACAAAAAT
Coding sequences within it:
- a CDS encoding GIY-YIG nuclease family protein, whose product is MYAVIDVETTGGSPVHERITEIAVYIFDGQNIIDEFSSLVNPEKNIPYHITRLTGITNEMVADAPKFYEIARRIVEMTEGCIFVAHNVAFDYQFVRQEFLRLGYKYEREKLCTVKLSRKLLPGLRSYSLGEICRETGIQINDRHRAPGDALATVMLLRLLLSRGCNEDLIRELTDISMKGLHPSFDRNIFRNLPEEPGVYYFFNERGEVIYIGKSRNIRQRVIRHFTGTGQAGKLKMRGEIVSVTWELTGSELVALLLESDEIKKHKPLYNRKQRRALSMYGIFHYLNDDGYVCFSIERIRDVNALPLDTFPSKAEATEVLNAWIDRYTLCQKLCGVYDSPGACFHYEIRECRGACLGIESPETYNRRAELVIRQMQYQHHNMFIIDKGRHPEEKAVIKIENGRYAGFGFIDADCINGMESLHDCIKAYHDNHDIQWIIRSYLRKKRVEKIIEY